One genomic region from Candidatus Omnitrophota bacterium encodes:
- a CDS encoding helix-turn-helix transcriptional regulator, translating into MIGEQIKKFRKKKGWSQQKLAEESGLSFNTITRIEQGIGDSPTLNTLVKLADVLGVGLDELAGRK; encoded by the coding sequence ATGATAGGGGAACAAATAAAGAAATTCCGAAAAAAGAAAGGATGGTCTCAGCAAAAATTGGCTGAAGAATCCGGGTTATCTTTTAATACAATTACACGAATTGAACAAGGAATAGGCGATTCTCCTACTCTTAATACATTAGTTAAGCTGGCAGATGTTTTAGGAGTTGGGCTTGATGAATTAGCGGGGAGGAAGTAA
- a CDS encoding tetratricopeptide repeat protein: MKKITFLLSTLSILFCGITLSYGKQSVSAEAKRHFDRGLAALEMASSTEDYAPAIKEFEQAVSLAPDWPDAYYQLAMVQEKTKKYSAAVKNLKQYLKLAPNASDTEAVKSLINKLEYKREQEEEVKRVYEMMASGRYERKEISHKKLSGKESIWVPLETFRIVAGKMQVSNHWYVAAAKHGGYHPKQHPPIPREWEPVKVNGRFYEYTYLYYMDMFSNYGGYVAQIDNEVKGEIISIDPPRVKEIAKQSVDWGAPIERNKNPWIINDNYNVVTEYIYELIANQLELKMGGQKGQLSSFSRR, from the coding sequence GTGAAGAAAATAACTTTTCTCCTATCGACTCTTTCAATTTTGTTTTGTGGAATCACATTGTCATACGGAAAGCAAAGCGTCTCCGCAGAAGCAAAACGGCATTTTGACCGCGGCTTGGCTGCTCTTGAGATGGCAAGTTCTACAGAAGATTATGCCCCAGCGATCAAGGAGTTCGAGCAGGCGGTAAGCCTTGCGCCGGACTGGCCGGATGCTTACTACCAGCTGGCAATGGTGCAGGAGAAAACTAAAAAATACAGCGCTGCAGTAAAAAATCTCAAGCAATACCTTAAACTCGCTCCCAATGCCAGCGACACTGAAGCAGTAAAGAGCCTTATCAATAAGCTGGAGTATAAGAGGGAACAGGAGGAAGAGGTCAAAAGAGTTTATGAAATGATGGCTTCGGGCCGTTATGAAAGAAAAGAGATTAGCCACAAAAAACTGAGTGGAAAGGAGTCTATTTGGGTCCCTCTGGAAACTTTTCGAATAGTAGCGGGCAAAATGCAGGTAAGTAATCACTGGTATGTAGCTGCTGCCAAGCATGGCGGTTACCATCCGAAGCAACATCCGCCGATACCGAGGGAATGGGAGCCGGTAAAGGTAAACGGTAGATTTTATGAGTATACGTACTTATACTATATGGATATGTTTTCAAACTATGGAGGCTATGTCGCGCAGATTGATAATGAAGTAAAGGGAGAAATTATTTCGATTGATCCACCCCGGGTAAAAGAAATAGCTAAACAATCCGTTGATTGGGGAGCGCCAATAGAGAGGAACAAGAATCCGTGGATTATTAATGATAATTATAATGTAGTAACAGAATATATATATGAATTAATCGCCAACCAATTAGAGCTAAAAATGGGCGGACAAAAAGGACAGCTTTCGAGCTTTTCCCGTCGCTAA
- a CDS encoding Fur family transcriptional regulator, protein MPRGECRGQGWWHGKFRGCGYRLTLGREAILDVLSKSEGHLSAEDIYMKIHSKHPSVGLTTVYRTLDVLSGLGMIYKLDFGDGRSRYEFAEGPKGAHHHHHLVCTQCHKIIDYTDFIDDEVELLNQTEKGLGQKYKFKITNHLIQFYGLCNNCAGK, encoded by the coding sequence ATGCCAAGAGGCGAGTGTAGAGGACAGGGGTGGTGGCATGGTAAGTTTAGAGGATGTGGGTATCGGCTTACCTTGGGCCGGGAGGCTATCCTGGATGTTTTATCCAAGTCCGAAGGTCACTTAAGCGCCGAAGATATATACATGAAGATCCATTCTAAGCATCCCAGCGTAGGCCTGACTACTGTATATCGGACGCTGGATGTGTTATCAGGCCTTGGCATGATATATAAGCTTGATTTTGGAGACGGCAGGTCCAGGTATGAGTTTGCCGAAGGACCTAAGGGAGCGCATCATCACCATCACCTGGTTTGTACCCAATGCCATAAGATAATCGACTATACTGATTTTATTGATGATGAAGTAGAGCTGCTTAATCAAACCGAGAAGGGGTTAGGGCAAAAATATAAGTTTAAGATTACTAATCACCTTATCCAATTTTACGGTTTATGTAATAATTGCGCCGGAAAGTAA
- a CDS encoding DUF5320 domain-containing protein has product MPRGDGTGPMGLGPMTGRAAGFCAGYSAPGYLNSAPGRGYFDQGKGFYGCGGGRGRRNWFYATGLPGWQRASMGMPAFGGAYPDTAVIVPKQEADILKNQADVLKKQLEDIQSRIETLEKAEVEKSG; this is encoded by the coding sequence ATGCCAAGAGGAGACGGAACTGGCCCTATGGGATTGGGCCCGATGACAGGAAGAGCGGCGGGTTTCTGTGCCGGTTATTCTGCGCCCGGTTATCTGAACTCTGCGCCCGGCAGAGGTTATTTTGACCAGGGTAAAGGGTTTTATGGCTGTGGCGGCGGCAGAGGCCGGAGAAACTGGTTTTACGCTACCGGGCTTCCTGGCTGGCAAAGAGCTTCGATGGGGATGCCTGCTTTTGGCGGAGCGTATCCTGATACAGCTGTGATTGTTCCGAAGCAGGAAGCTGATATCCTGAAAAATCAAGCCGATGTTTTAAAAAAGCAGCTTGAGGATATTCAAAGCCGCATTGAGACTTTGGAAAAAGCCGAGGTAGAAAAGAGTGGATAA
- a CDS encoding NifB/NifX family molybdenum-iron cluster-binding protein, with product MRVAISTDGEFVSAHFGRCPTFTLVDIEDGKVTKRIEVANPGHQPGAIPEFLHGKGVNCIVSGGMGMRATSFFEEYNIKTIVGISGKINEVVEQLKKGTLEGGESLCNPGAGKGYGLEKEECDHPHKENCDHPGGNI from the coding sequence ATGCGAGTAGCCATATCTACGGACGGAGAGTTCGTGTCTGCCCATTTCGGCAGATGTCCGACTTTTACCCTTGTTGATATTGAAGACGGCAAGGTAACCAAGAGAATAGAGGTAGCTAATCCCGGGCATCAGCCTGGAGCAATTCCCGAGTTTTTGCATGGAAAAGGCGTCAACTGTATCGTCTCCGGCGGTATGGGGATGCGGGCAACTTCATTTTTCGAGGAATATAACATCAAAACGATTGTAGGAATAAGCGGGAAAATCAATGAAGTAGTAGAGCAGCTTAAAAAAGGCACCCTGGAAGGCGGAGAGAGCCTTTGCAATCCTGGGGCGGGTAAGGGTTACGGTTTGGAAAAAGAAGAATGTGATCATCCTCATAAGGAGAATTGTGATCATCCGGGAGGTAATATATGA
- a CDS encoding NifB/NifX family molybdenum-iron cluster-binding protein: MKICVTSEGGSLDSKVDPRFGRCQYFIIIETDSLEFEAVKNPNIESMGGAGIQSAQLVASKKVKAVVTGNVGPNAFQTLQAVGIEVFTGASGTVKETIEQYKKGEFKAVSGPSVGSKAGMPGKNKQ; encoded by the coding sequence ATGAAGATTTGCGTTACTTCAGAAGGTGGCAGCCTGGATTCTAAGGTAGATCCGCGTTTCGGCAGGTGTCAGTATTTTATTATTATTGAAACCGATTCTTTAGAATTTGAGGCTGTCAAAAACCCGAATATCGAATCTATGGGAGGCGCAGGAATCCAATCTGCGCAATTGGTTGCTTCAAAAAAGGTCAAAGCTGTGGTTACGGGAAATGTAGGCCCTAATGCCTTTCAAACATTACAGGCTGTAGGAATAGAAGTTTTTACCGGAGCCTCAGGCACGGTCAAGGAAACAATTGAGCAATACAAAAAAGGAGAGTTTAAGGCAGTTTCAGGGCCAAGCGTCGGCTCAAAGGCTGGTATGCCCGGCAAGAATAAACAGTAA
- a CDS encoding 4Fe-4S binding protein produces the protein MAAKVDKNKCNGCGTCKDICPVNAIKIEKDKAVISDDCVECGACVNQCPNETISI, from the coding sequence ATGGCAGCGAAAGTAGATAAAAATAAGTGTAATGGCTGCGGCACATGTAAAGACATTTGCCCTGTAAACGCTATAAAAATAGAAAAAGATAAGGCCGTTATCAGTGACGATTGCGTTGAGTGTGGCGCTTGCGTCAACCAATGTCCGAATGAGACAATTTCGATTTAG
- the metK gene encoding methionine adenosyltransferase — protein MNTHQYFFSSESVGEGHPDKLCDQISDGVLDEVLKLDPDKQRSRVACETYVTMGLLVIGGEIATSAYVNIQKLAREIIKDIGYTHPRYGFDYETCAIVNTINSQSPDIAQGVNTGGAGDQGIMFGYACNETKEYMPLPIMLAHKLVKRMADVRRSGILKYLGPDCKSQVTVEYQNGLPKRVDAVVLACQHTDKILDKMGKNITLRARQELIDVVTKPILKHLVDKNTKYYVNQTGKFLIGGPQSDTGMTGRKIIVDTYGGTVAHGGGAFSGKDPTKVDRSAAYMSRYIAKNMVAAGLADKFLVQLAYAIGYSEPLSVYVETYGTGKLPNDKCVKLIRDNFKLTPRGIIDSLKLLRPVYRKTACYGHFGRDDAGFSWELTDKAEVLKKQAVRL, from the coding sequence ATGAACACGCATCAGTATTTTTTTAGCTCTGAATCCGTAGGAGAAGGCCATCCCGATAAGTTATGCGACCAAATATCCGACGGCGTATTAGATGAAGTTTTAAAACTCGATCCGGATAAACAGAGGAGCAGAGTGGCATGTGAGACATATGTTACGATGGGGCTTTTGGTTATCGGAGGGGAAATTGCGACTTCCGCCTACGTTAATATCCAGAAGCTCGCCCGCGAGATTATCAAAGATATAGGTTATACCCATCCCAGGTATGGCTTTGATTATGAGACTTGCGCGATTGTTAATACAATTAATAGCCAATCTCCCGATATCGCTCAAGGAGTAAATACCGGCGGGGCAGGAGACCAGGGGATTATGTTTGGTTACGCCTGTAATGAAACAAAAGAATATATGCCTCTGCCGATAATGCTCGCGCATAAATTGGTAAAACGTATGGCAGATGTACGCAGGTCCGGCATATTAAAATATTTGGGCCCGGATTGTAAATCGCAGGTTACGGTTGAATATCAAAACGGTCTGCCTAAGCGCGTAGATGCGGTTGTGCTTGCCTGCCAACATACCGATAAAATCTTGGATAAAATGGGCAAAAATATCACTCTCAGGGCGCGACAAGAACTTATTGACGTTGTTACTAAGCCGATTTTAAAGCACCTGGTTGATAAAAACACAAAGTATTACGTTAACCAAACCGGCAAGTTCTTAATCGGCGGGCCGCAATCCGATACCGGGATGACCGGCAGAAAAATAATCGTGGATACCTACGGTGGGACTGTCGCGCACGGAGGAGGGGCATTTTCAGGGAAAGACCCCACAAAGGTTGATCGTTCTGCGGCTTATATGAGCCGTTATATTGCCAAAAATATGGTCGCGGCAGGGTTAGCTGATAAATTCCTTGTTCAGTTAGCTTATGCTATTGGTTACTCTGAGCCGCTTTCTGTTTATGTAGAGACCTATGGCACGGGTAAGTTACCCAATGATAAATGCGTCAAGCTTATTCGCGATAATTTTAAGCTTACACCGCGAGGTATAATTGATTCGCTTAAATTACTGCGTCCGGTATATAGGAAGACCGCCTGTTACGGGCATTTTGGCCGTGATGACGCGGGTTTTAGTTGGGAATTGACGGATAAGGCGGAAGTTTTAAAAAAACAAGCAGTAAGGTTGTAG
- a CDS encoding ferritin-like domain-containing protein — protein sequence MGTKARELVGADVKKIVTLLNKAFADEWLAYYQYWVGAKIARGQMRGAVVGELEQHAGEELKHAGMLTERIIQLGGTPILKPEDWYKQTNCGYDAPEDPSVKALLKQNIKGEQCAIEVYKKLSEATKDKDAVTYHLALGIMADEIEHEEDLESLLEDMTNK from the coding sequence ATGGGTACAAAAGCAAGGGAGTTGGTCGGCGCTGATGTAAAGAAAATAGTTACTTTGTTAAACAAAGCTTTCGCGGATGAATGGCTTGCCTATTATCAGTATTGGGTAGGCGCTAAAATCGCGCGCGGGCAAATGCGCGGCGCGGTTGTCGGCGAGTTAGAACAGCATGCGGGCGAAGAACTGAAGCATGCCGGAATGCTTACCGAAAGGATCATTCAATTAGGCGGTACGCCTATTTTAAAGCCCGAGGATTGGTATAAACAGACAAATTGCGGTTATGATGCCCCGGAGGATCCTTCGGTTAAGGCGCTTTTGAAACAAAATATCAAAGGTGAACAATGCGCCATAGAAGTCTACAAGAAACTTTCGGAAGCAACGAAGGATAAAGATGCGGTCACGTATCATCTTGCGCTTGGAATAATGGCGGATGAGATTGAGCACGAAGAGGATTTAGAGTCTTTGCTTGAAGATATGACAAATAAGTAG
- a CDS encoding class I SAM-dependent methyltransferase — protein sequence MDKEVLENHTRYIERVRFYQSNGYDLEKERDFILDKSLPISGEILEIGTGKGHFALALAKRGYGFTSIDISNQEQEIAMLNLRYFGLEKQVAFRIEDAERLSFPGQSFHTIFSINVFHHLTRPLAVLDEISRLLYPSGKAVLSDFSDKGLEIINACHTHEGRTHDYAKHRLDEARDYFVNKGFSINEFQSKVQRTVVAIKGK from the coding sequence TTGGATAAAGAAGTTTTAGAGAACCATACAAGGTATATAGAAAGAGTCCGTTTTTACCAAAGTAACGGTTACGATTTAGAAAAGGAAAGAGATTTTATCCTCGATAAATCCCTGCCTATTTCCGGGGAAATCCTTGAAATCGGGACCGGTAAGGGGCATTTTGCCCTTGCTTTGGCTAAGCGTGGTTATGGCTTCACGAGTATAGATATCTCTAATCAGGAACAAGAGATAGCTATGCTAAACTTGCGGTATTTTGGCCTGGAAAAACAGGTTGCCTTCAGGATCGAAGACGCCGAGCGCTTAAGTTTTCCGGGCCAAAGTTTTCATACTATATTTTCCATCAATGTATTTCATCATCTTACGAGGCCGCTCGCGGTTTTAGATGAGATAAGCCGTTTGTTGTACCCCAGCGGCAAGGCAGTCTTAAGCGATTTTAGCGATAAAGGGCTAGAGATCATTAACGCCTGCCATACGCATGAAGGCAGGACGCATGACTATGCCAAGCACCGGTTAGACGAAGCCAGGGATTATTTTGTTAATAAGGGCTTTAGCATTAATGAATTTCAAAGTAAAGTCCAAAGGACAGTTGTCGCTATAAAGGGTAAATAG
- a CDS encoding ATP-binding protein: protein MIISIASGKGGTGKTTVAVNLALSLDNVQFLDCDVEEPNAHIFLKPCIEKQEKAYIPVPEIDESKCSYCGKCAEVCVYNALAVLPGQDGKKGTSLIFAHLCHGCGACSALCPQGAIKEVNREIGVVELGNSGEIEFIHGKLNIGEAMSPPLIRQAKRHIKSDKTVIIDAPPGTSCPVVTSVKGSDFCVLVTEPTPFGLNDLILAVEVLRKLKIHFGVVINRADLGNNKTEEYCKRESVPVLMRIPFRKEIAMAYSKGEPMVKAFPEYKKDFRELYSAIKNGKFD from the coding sequence ATGATTATTTCAATAGCAAGCGGAAAAGGCGGCACGGGAAAGACTACAGTTGCGGTTAATCTGGCTTTATCTTTAGATAATGTGCAATTTCTTGATTGTGATGTAGAGGAGCCCAACGCCCATATTTTCTTAAAGCCCTGCATTGAAAAACAGGAAAAGGCGTATATACCCGTCCCGGAAATCGACGAATCTAAATGCTCTTATTGTGGCAAATGTGCCGAGGTCTGTGTTTATAATGCGCTAGCGGTACTCCCCGGCCAAGATGGCAAAAAAGGAACTTCTTTAATCTTTGCGCATCTATGCCATGGCTGCGGTGCCTGCAGCGCCCTATGTCCTCAAGGAGCAATAAAAGAAGTTAATAGGGAAATCGGCGTGGTAGAGCTCGGTAATTCCGGGGAGATTGAATTTATTCACGGAAAACTTAATATCGGCGAAGCAATGTCTCCGCCGCTCATTCGGCAAGCCAAAAGACATATTAAATCTGATAAAACCGTTATTATTGACGCCCCTCCGGGAACATCCTGTCCGGTAGTCACTTCAGTTAAAGGCAGTGATTTTTGTGTGTTAGTGACCGAACCGACGCCGTTTGGTTTGAATGATTTGATTTTAGCTGTAGAGGTCTTGAGGAAATTAAAGATTCACTTTGGCGTAGTAATTAACCGCGCTGACTTAGGTAATAACAAGACGGAAGAATATTGTAAGCGAGAAAGCGTTCCGGTTTTAATGAGGATACCTTTTAGAAAAGAAATCGCCATGGCTTATTCTAAGGGAGAGCCTATGGTTAAAGCGTTCCCGGAATATAAAAAAGATTTCCGGGAGCTTTACAGCGCCATCAAAAATGGAAAATTTGATTAA
- a CDS encoding CoA-binding protein, which yields MENLIKDFLKQKRFAVAGSFRDESKFAYKIFKVLTGRGYEVFPVNPRISEVDGKVCYKTVSDIPYSVDVVNIVTPPSVTENILKECFRKGIKRVWIQPGAENEAAIKFCKNNNIAVIHSMCVILETLKEEEI from the coding sequence ATGGAAAATTTGATTAAAGATTTCCTTAAACAAAAAAGATTTGCTGTAGCAGGCTCATTCAGGGACGAATCCAAATTTGCCTATAAGATCTTTAAAGTTTTAACAGGGCGGGGCTATGAAGTTTTCCCTGTTAACCCGCGTATAAGCGAAGTCGACGGCAAGGTTTGTTATAAGACCGTAAGCGATATTCCATATAGCGTTGATGTCGTTAATATCGTAACTCCTCCGTCGGTAACCGAAAACATTTTAAAAGAATGCTTTCGGAAGGGTATAAAAAGAGTATGGATTCAACCCGGAGCAGAGAACGAAGCCGCGATTAAATTTTGTAAAAATAATAATATTGCAGTTATTCATAGCATGTGCGTAATTTTGGAAACGCTCAAAGAAGAGGAGATATGA
- a CDS encoding FAD-dependent oxidoreductase: MTKKNSDILVIGAGPAGVVCAVTARKYYPAKSITVMKDVADGVIPCGIPYMFASLSNPDENKLGMESLEKSNVEVVVDSAVSINRKSKTVETRNKGTYSYEKLILAIGSTPIILPIKGVDKKGVYPINKEMGYLKSVISQIKQCKNVLVIGGGFIGVEFADELSKIKGINVTLVEMLPQILANSFDPEFSQMAEARLREKGVTILTNTKVEEIAGQDKVERAKFSGGKELPVEGVILGVGSKPNVKIAVDAGLEIGSCKGIMTDEYMRTSTDPDIFAIGDCSCKRDFYTRKAIPVMLASTATAEARIAGANLYQIKVIRENKGTIAVYSTYIDGLVLGSAGLTEKTAREEGFEIVVGSIDGVDKHPASLPGASKGKIKLIFSKQSGIILGGQVSCGMSCAQMINIIGVAIQKRMSATELETLQVATHPYLTSAPTMFPIVLAAQDVSGKI; the protein is encoded by the coding sequence ATGACGAAGAAAAATTCGGATATATTGGTTATTGGCGCAGGGCCCGCGGGAGTAGTATGCGCAGTAACTGCCAGGAAATATTATCCCGCAAAGAGCATTACGGTGATGAAAGATGTAGCGGACGGGGTTATTCCCTGCGGAATCCCATATATGTTTGCCAGCCTTAGTAATCCCGATGAAAATAAACTAGGAATGGAATCTTTGGAGAAGAGTAACGTTGAGGTTGTTGTTGATTCCGCTGTAAGCATAAACCGTAAAAGTAAGACTGTAGAGACAAGAAATAAAGGTACGTATTCCTATGAAAAATTAATTTTAGCGATCGGTTCAACTCCCATAATTTTGCCTATCAAGGGAGTGGATAAAAAAGGGGTATACCCGATAAACAAAGAAATGGGTTATTTAAAAAGCGTGATAAGCCAGATTAAGCAGTGCAAAAATGTGTTAGTCATAGGCGGAGGATTTATCGGGGTGGAGTTTGCCGATGAGCTTTCTAAAATCAAAGGCATCAACGTCACTTTAGTTGAAATGCTTCCTCAGATACTTGCTAATTCCTTTGACCCCGAATTTTCGCAGATGGCCGAGGCGCGTTTGCGGGAAAAAGGAGTTACTATTTTAACCAATACCAAAGTCGAGGAAATAGCCGGACAGGATAAAGTTGAAAGGGCCAAATTCAGCGGCGGAAAAGAGCTGCCGGTTGAGGGCGTAATTCTTGGGGTAGGTTCAAAGCCGAATGTAAAAATAGCCGTGGACGCCGGATTAGAGATTGGGTCCTGTAAGGGTATTATGACCGATGAGTATATGCGTACCTCAACCGATCCGGATATCTTTGCGATCGGAGATTGTTCCTGTAAAAGAGATTTCTACACCCGTAAAGCAATTCCTGTGATGCTGGCTTCTACCGCAACGGCCGAGGCAAGGATTGCGGGCGCCAATCTTTATCAGATTAAGGTAATCCGCGAGAATAAGGGGACTATTGCGGTATATTCGACTTACATCGACGGGTTGGTTTTGGGGTCGGCCGGGCTTACCGAAAAAACCGCCCGGGAAGAAGGTTTTGAAATTGTTGTCGGCAGCATTGACGGCGTAGACAAGCATCCCGCTTCTTTACCGGGTGCCTCCAAGGGTAAGATAAAACTGATTTTCTCCAAGCAATCGGGGATCATTTTGGGAGGGCAGGTAAGCTGCGGTATGTCCTGCGCGCAAATGATTAATATAATAGGTGTCGCAATTCAAAAGCGCATGTCGGCTACGGAATTAGAGACTTTGCAAGTAGCAACGCATCCTTACTTGACCAGCGCTCCGACAATGTTCCCCATAGTTTTAGCAGCTCAAGACGTTTCTGGGAAAATATAA
- a CDS encoding P-loop NTPase, which translates to MKQIVIISGKGGTGKTVFTGAFAALARNKVMADCDVDAADLHLLLQPNIKERHDFRSGLSASIDKKICQQCGKCIVACRFNAISDDFVIDHVVCEGCGFCSHICPVDAIKMEENLAGEWFISETRFGPMVHAKLGIAEENSGKLVSLVRKKAQELAEKNNCDWVIIDGAPGIGCPVIASLSGIDCAIVVTEPTLSGLHDASRVIEVAKHFNVPSKLVVNKYDLNPDMSEKIEEYCHQNGIPLIGKVGFDKTVVEAMVDGKTIIEYKDSAAKDAICRIWEKLQA; encoded by the coding sequence ATGAAACAAATAGTTATTATTAGCGGAAAAGGCGGCACAGGCAAGACAGTATTTACAGGGGCGTTTGCCGCTTTAGCGCGAAATAAAGTTATGGCTGATTGCGATGTAGATGCCGCGGATTTGCATTTATTATTACAGCCAAACATTAAAGAACGCCATGATTTTAGGAGCGGTTTAAGCGCGTCAATTGATAAAAAGATATGCCAGCAATGTGGAAAGTGCATAGTAGCCTGTAGATTTAACGCTATAAGCGATGATTTTGTGATTGATCATGTTGTTTGTGAGGGGTGTGGTTTTTGCAGCCATATTTGCCCGGTTGACGCCATAAAGATGGAAGAGAACCTTGCCGGAGAATGGTTTATTTCAGAGACGCGTTTTGGCCCTATGGTGCATGCCAAGCTTGGGATCGCTGAAGAGAATTCAGGAAAATTAGTTTCTTTGGTTAGAAAAAAAGCGCAAGAACTGGCAGAGAAGAATAACTGCGATTGGGTTATTATTGATGGCGCTCCCGGTATAGGTTGCCCCGTAATTGCGTCTCTGTCAGGCATCGATTGTGCGATAGTAGTAACTGAGCCGACCTTATCCGGTTTGCATGATGCATCGAGAGTTATTGAAGTGGCTAAACATTTTAATGTGCCATCGAAGTTAGTAGTCAACAAATACGATTTAAACCCTGATATGTCGGAGAAAATAGAAGAGTATTGCCATCAAAACGGAATCCCTTTGATCGGTAAAGTCGGATTTGATAAAACGGTCGTAGAAGCGATGGTTGATGGCAAGACTATAATCGAGTATAAAGATTCAGCAGCCAAGGATGCAATTTGCCGGATTTGGGAAAAACTACAGGCTTAA
- a CDS encoding DUF2099 family protein gives MGKTTGLIMDLTDKRDIHIVKYFSSFVSVSEGKVINITDPTLTFCPLASHLYKGFRGKRGSDKEAIKAAIKSAIESKIKDYGLFTGKRKFSCREVEVPYGASEMLSFALRKKAIDAAVVVCEGAGTVITDIPDIVRGIGGRMNSILLTSPIEGIIKKLKISGCRVIFENALVDQVRGVKEAIGSGYKTIAVTVCGHFADDLKALRLLEKESGVRIISLAVCTTGIAKDEVNLIRDYADLVWSCASQDVRRVIGPLAKCQLSKQIPVFVLTDNGVNFISAYAEDGSFIKSLDTKKQYIFSSERSGMRIRLGNFETFISESELPVNGQNTPRFEDKEEYTAV, from the coding sequence TTGGGAAAAACTACAGGCTTAATAATGGATTTAACAGATAAGCGTGATATTCATATAGTTAAATATTTTTCTTCCTTTGTAAGCGTGTCCGAAGGGAAAGTTATTAATATTACCGATCCAACGCTTACGTTCTGCCCCTTAGCAAGTCATCTGTATAAAGGTTTCAGAGGTAAGCGCGGTAGCGATAAAGAAGCAATTAAGGCCGCTATCAAAAGCGCAATTGAATCAAAGATAAAAGATTACGGCCTTTTTACCGGTAAGAGGAAGTTTTCCTGCAGAGAGGTTGAGGTACCATACGGCGCTTCGGAGATGTTGAGTTTCGCGTTAAGAAAAAAGGCAATTGATGCGGCGGTTGTGGTTTGTGAGGGTGCGGGAACAGTTATTACAGATATACCGGATATTGTCCGCGGTATAGGGGGCAGGATGAACAGTATATTGTTGACTTCTCCCATTGAGGGTATTATCAAGAAGCTTAAGATTTCCGGTTGCCGGGTAATCTTTGAGAATGCTTTAGTCGACCAGGTTCGGGGGGTCAAAGAAGCAATAGGGTCAGGATATAAGACTATTGCCGTCACCGTATGCGGACATTTTGCGGATGATCTAAAAGCATTGCGCTTATTAGAGAAAGAAAGCGGCGTTAGAATAATTTCTTTAGCAGTGTGTACAACCGGCATAGCCAAAGATGAAGTTAATTTAATACGCGATTATGCGGATTTGGTATGGAGTTGTGCTTCCCAAGATGTACGCCGGGTGATCGGGCCTTTGGCTAAATGCCAGCTTTCAAAACAAATACCGGTATTCGTCTTGACGGATAACGGGGTTAATTTTATTTCTGCCTACGCTGAGGATGGCAGTTTCATTAAAAGCTTAGATACAAAAAAACAATACATTTTTTCAAGCGAGCGCAGCGGAATGCGTATCCGTTTGGGAAATTTTGAAACATTTATCAGTGAATCCGAGCTTCCGGTTAATGGTCAAAACACCCCGAGATTTGAAGATAAAGAAGAATACACTGCCGTATAA
- a CDS encoding iron-sulfur cluster assembly scaffold protein, producing MEKSNPTEESLGYPKEVIKLLNDPKLFGRMNDPTASSYLKGPCGDSMEFYLVIENKKIIDVKYYTDGCGATRACAAMVAHMAYGETINKALAISSGKVVARLKGLPKDHLHCSILAVSTLYRAIADYLMKV from the coding sequence ATGGAAAAGAGTAATCCAACAGAGGAATCGCTTGGTTATCCCAAAGAGGTAATTAAACTTTTAAATGACCCTAAGCTTTTCGGCAGGATGAACGACCCCACCGCTTCATCATATTTAAAAGGCCCCTGCGGGGATTCTATGGAGTTTTATTTAGTAATAGAAAATAAGAAGATTATCGATGTTAAATATTATACAGACGGATGCGGCGCCACCAGGGCGTGCGCCGCTATGGTTGCGCACATGGCTTATGGTGAAACTATCAATAAAGCATTAGCGATTTCATCGGGAAAAGTGGTAGCTCGGTTAAAAGGTTTGCCGAAAGATCACTTGCATTGCTCAATACTTGCGGTAAGCACGCTTTACCGGGCGATAGCAGATTATCTGATGAAGGTATAA